One stretch of Juglans microcarpa x Juglans regia isolate MS1-56 chromosome 3D, Jm3101_v1.0, whole genome shotgun sequence DNA includes these proteins:
- the LOC121255930 gene encoding TMV resistance protein N-like: protein MGSKVVRKESVKKPGAPTRLWSYEDIRQVLEENTGIDNVEGIKVDLPEGHYHDMIRLSPKAFAEMKRLGFFISRGACFSGGVLSYLSNELRVLDWSNCHLQSLPSNFHGEKLVVFRMYQGCIKEIISRKFKSLTVMQFFVCKFLTKIPDLSSCSNLEKLDIVACENLVEVHASVGFLDKLDDLYLNGCPSLKSFPRHVKLRSLRYLTLLSCSKHQNFPPQIECKMELLSSIDLEALQYKNGLHPILGTSLLCLIRYL from the exons ATGGGAAGCAAAGTTGTCCGAAAGGAATCAGTCAAAAAACCAGGTGCACCTACTAGATTATGGTCTTATGAAGATATTCGCCAAGTACTAGAGGAAAATACA GGAATAGACAATGTTGAGGGGATAAAAGTGGATTTGCCTGAGGGTCATTATCATGACATGATACGCTTGAGTCCCAAAGCGTTTGCAGAGATGAAAAGACTCGGATTTTTTATAAGCCGGGGTGCATGCTTTTCTGGAGGTGTACTTAGTTATCTTTCTAATGAGTTAAGAGTACTTGATTGGTCAAACTGTCATTTACAATCTTTGCCATCCAATTTTCATGGAGAGAAGCTTGTTGTTTTTAGAATGTATCAAGGCTGCATCAAGGAGATCATTAGCAGAAAATTTAAG AGCTTGACGGTAATGCAATTTTTTGTGTGTAAGTTCTTAACCAAAATCCCAGATCTTTCGAGTTGCTCAAATTTAGAgaaattggatattgtggcgtgTGAAAATTTAGTTGAAGTTCATGCTTCAGTTGGATTCCTGGATAAGCTTGATGATTTGTATCTTAATGGATGCCCTAGCCTGAAGAGTTTTCCAAGGCATGTAAAGTTGAGATCTCTAAGATACCTTACACTTCTTAGTTGCTCAAAACATCAAAACTTTCCACCACAAATCGAGTGTAAAATGGAACTTTTAAGTTCCATTGATTTGGAGGCACTCCAATATAAGAATGGCCTTCATCCAATATTAGGTACATCACTCCTGTGCTTAATTCGTTATCTCTAA